GCAAGCCCACGATTTTCGACCTGGGAGATCATCCCTCCGACAATCCCCACCCAGCGTCCGGATCACTGACGCAGGGAACGGACCAGGCTGGGAAGAAACGGGTCAGCAGGAAACCAAAATACCAGAAAAACTATGAGCATGTTACAGGAGTTCAAGGCATTCGCATTGCGTGGAAACGTGATGGATATGGCCGTCGGCGTCATCATCGGTGGGGCGTTCGGCAAGATTGTCGCTTCGGTGGTCAACGACATCATCATGCCCCCGATCGGAAAAATGATGGGTGGCGTGAATTTTGCTGACCTCTTCATCAACCTGGATCCGGGAAAAACGGCAGCCGATGGAACTGCCATCACCTCCCTGGTTCAGGCCAAGGAAGCCGGCGCCGCCGTCATTGCCTACGGACAATTCATCAATGTCGTCATCGACTTCACCATCCTGGCCTTCTGCATTTTCATGATGGTCCGCATGATGAACAAGCTCAAGGCCAAGCCGGCCCCAGCCGCACCCGCCGCCCCTCCGGCACCCACCAAGGAAGAGGTTCTGCTCGGCGAGATCAGGGACATCCTGAAGTCCAGGTAACCCCCAATATTGACTTTCAAGCCGGCCGGGAGAGCACCCGCTCACCCGAGCCGGCTTTTTCATTTGGAAGACCAACGGTCGCGACGAAATGAAGGTGTCTTTGTTCCAATTTCACATCATGAAACAGGTAGGTGTTCAGGAATATGAGACAGGAACCGTGTCCTATTCCGGTGCTCCGGTGCCTACAAGGCTTGCCGCGGTCCAAATCGACGTCATTCTGAACCGGTCATGATGAAGATCTTGGGTCCACGTGCCCAACTCACCATCTGGATCGTCCTATCGGCCGGGTTGATTTCCGCCGGTCCAGCCGATGCGCAGGTGGTCGATGATCTGGCCAGTGCGGTGGGCCGCGGCGATACGGAAAGGGTCAAATCCCTGCTCTCTCAGGGAGCCGACATCAGGGTTACGGTCGGCGGAGGGGCTTCCCTCCTCCACCTCGCCGCTGAAGCCGGTCGGGTGGAGATTATCAAGTCCCTGTTGAATAATGGAGCTTTGGTCGATGCTTCATATCGGGACGGGCAGACACCGCTGGTCTTCGCGACTCAGAATGGACACCTTGAAGCTGTTAAGTTGCTCCTTCAGGCCGGGGCCAACCCCAATATCGCGTTTGGAGGGGGTACGACGCCGCTGATCCTTGCGGCAGATCACGGATATTCAGAAATCGTCCGGGTTCTCCTCAAAACCGGTGTCACCATAGATGCGGTCTCTGGTTCGGGCACCACAGCCCTCACCGGCGCTTGTGCGGGCGGATTCACGGACATCGTCGAAATGCTCTTGGTTACCGGAGCCGATCCAAACCTCAAAGGGCCCACGGGAGCTTCGGCTCTGTGGACAGCCTCGGGCGCCGGTCACGCGGCATTGATACCCATGCTTC
This sequence is a window from Opitutaceae bacterium. Protein-coding genes within it:
- the mscL gene encoding large conductance mechanosensitive channel protein MscL, which codes for MSMLQEFKAFALRGNVMDMAVGVIIGGAFGKIVASVVNDIIMPPIGKMMGGVNFADLFINLDPGKTAADGTAITSLVQAKEAGAAVIAYGQFINVVIDFTILAFCIFMMVRMMNKLKAKPAPAAPAAPPAPTKEEVLLGEIRDILKSR